In Arachis hypogaea cultivar Tifrunner chromosome 17, arahy.Tifrunner.gnm2.J5K5, whole genome shotgun sequence, a single window of DNA contains:
- the LOC112764614 gene encoding CMP-sialic acid transporter 4, with translation MEYRKIRDEGDDRETGIEDVESLREKSVLLSDAVLDNRLASVGETKTDSHMAKAKWKLKSVVTLALTILTSSQAILIVWSKRAGKYEYSVTTANFLVETLKCAISLVALARIWKKEGVTEDNRLSTTLDEVIVYPIPAALYLVKNLLQYYIFAYVDAPGYQILKNLNIISTGVLYRIILKKRLSEIQWAAFILLTAGCTTAQLNSNSDRVLQTPFQGWVMAIVMALLSGFAGVYTEAIIKKRPSRNINVQNFWLYIFGMGFNAIAILVQDFDAVMNKGFLHGYSRITVLMIFNHALSGIAVSMVMKYADNIVKVYSTSVAMLLTAVVSVYLFGFHLSLAFFLGTTVVSVAIYLHSAGKMQR, from the exons ATGGAGTACAGGAAAATCAGGGATGAG GGTGATGATAGGGAGACCGGCATCGAGGACGTTGAGAGTTTACGTGAAAAATCGGTTTTGCTGTCCGATGCAG TCCTAGACAACCGTTTGGCCTCCGTGGGAGAAACCAAAACCGATAGCCACATGGCGAAAGCAAAGTGGAAACTCAA GTCAGTTGTTACACTTGCATTGACTATTCTTACTAGTTCGCAAGCCATTCTAATCGTTTGGTCCAAGAGAGCTGGCAAGTACGAGTATAGTGTAACCACCGCAAACTTTCTG GTGGAGACTTTAAAATGTGCTATATCCCTTGTGGCCCTTGCAAGAATATGGAAAAAGGAAGGTGTCACCGAGGACAATCG GTTGAGCACCACATTAGATGAAGTTATAGTGTATCCCATTCCAGCAGCACTTTACCTTGTCAAAAATTTGCTTCAG TATTACATTTTTGCATATGTAGATGCTCCTGGCTATCAGATATTAAAAAACTTGAATATTATCAGTACAGGTGTTCTCTACCGAATTATACTCAAGAAGAG GTTAAGTGAGATTCAATGGGCTGCTTTTATTCTACTGACTGCTGGTTGCACTACAGCCCAGTTGAATTCAAA TTCTGATCGTGTTCTTCAAACTCCCTTTCAAGGTTGGGTGATGGCAATT gTAATGGCACTCTTGAGTGGTTTTGCAGGAGTATATACTGAG GCTATTATTAAGAAGCGCCCTTCACGGAACATAAACGTTCAGAACTTCTGGCTTTATATCTTTGGCATGGGCTTCAATGCTATTGCAATACTGGTTCAAGATTTTGATGCTGTGATGAACAA GGGATTCCTCCATGGATATTCGCGCATTACTGTTCTCATGATTTTCAATCATGCACTCAG TGGAATTGCTGTATCGATGGTGATGAAGTATGCTGACAATATTGTGAAG GTGTACTCTACTTCGGTGGCAATGCTTCTTACGGCAGTAGTTTCTGTCTACCTTTTCGGATTTCATCTCTCCCTTGCATTTTTCCTTGGTACAAC TGTTGTCTCTGTTGCGATTTATCTGCATTCTGCCGGGAAGATGCAAAGATAG